The genomic segment TAGTCaggttttttatttaattattatctaagagataattaaattatatttaattattattattatatatatatatatatatatatatattaatttaaccTATCTTAATATTTGGAGAAGGAGAGATAATTTTATCAttgtatcaatatttttattgatttttgtatGACCGATAGAAACATATTAATAATGTTGATATATAAGCTGGGGTATATAAAAGTTACCATGattcttcttttaaaataatgggAAGATGTGagacaatataaaaaaataagagcTGAGAAACTCTTCAggttacataaatattaataatattattattctaacTTTCACAAAAAGATCTATTGTAATAATTATCTAGAAAGGGTTTGAAATCTTTGGCAACTCTATCTACTAAgtaagatttttaaattttatttttcatatactaaaatataaatatgagattaatataaaataaaatcataatatatcaaaataaaatataaatatttttctaaatttataaaaactatttttccaATTtacataactattttttaactcaaataattattcaaataaaaaaatgattaacataataaaaaatatttataataacattatataaattattaattttataattacctttttataaaaactattttataatttatcaatttcttttataatttattaaaacttttactataattaaaaaaaatgaacgaACACATTTTCACtagtaaatgaataaaataaatagaatgtgtgccaatataaactaaatataaatataactaaataaataagcagaataaatacataattaaaaataagggttaaatatctTATTAGTTCCTCAATTATCAAGcgattttattttctgtctctattttaaattttgtacgATTTGATCTCTCCttaagaaaatcataatttttatcctCGAAAATAAACGGcgttaaaattcaaataactaAGATATAAGTCCGTGGGATGACATGTATCTTTTCTAATATTTGTCACATGTGTTTACATTATGACGGAGATAAAGATTTATATACTTATTAAGTATTATTAAGTATTGGGTTAATTGGTAAAGTTTGGTTTACTCTGTGGTCTGAAGGATGAAGAGGAAAGACGAGCAGATCATTTCAGCTGAAAAGAAAATTGGAGGTGAATTGCAAAAGGTTggatttcatcttcttcaggaTTGGTGATTTCAGCGAACCAGGATTTGGAGATCCTCTTTTCGGGATTCGAGGAGAAGACGTGGTCAGCGAGGATTCTCTCGCCGTGGAAGAGAGTTCCAACGGCGACTTTAACAGCGTTCAACCATTTCTTGATCTTCAACTCGAGAACCTGCCAGTCCAGTTTCTGAACCCGAGCGAGGCTCAATTTTTCCACTCCGAGATGGTACAGCGCTCGTCGACAATAGATTTTCTCATGAGGATGTAAACTTGGACGCACTCTTTCCCGTAGCCCGAGGAAATCATGCAATCCGCAATGGCTTTCAAATCCTCCATGGCGAGCATTGACACACGCTCGGTCTCGGAGATGCGGAAGTCATCCTCGGAGGCTGTGATTTCGTCGTCGTAATCGGAAACGTATTCAGAGACGCTGCTGCGGAGATCAATGGAGGAGCGCGCGGAGACAGTTTCAGGATCCAGGTGCTCGTCTTTGCTCTTCAAAACCTTCAGACCACACACTGAACCAAACTTTACCAATTAATCCGATACTTATTATTAAGTATATAAACCCTTATCTCCGTGGTCTCATTTATTCattaatcaatttcaatttaaaatgtaaatacatgtaataaatgttaaaaatgatacATGTTATCCTAAGTACAATTATTCTTTTCTTAAAGACATATCAAAttgtacaaaatttaaaatagaaacaaaaaataaaatcgtTGCATAATTGAGaaactaataatatatttaatcctaaaaataaattactaaatggaaatatatatatatatatatatatattattgatatgaCTAAATCAAtaagttaaaaacattttactaaataattataaaataaagaaataaaataaataagatgataaatatataatttactaaGTATAAATAATACACTGAAATTGGATGAAACATGTTTAAGGAAAACAGATATTACTATATCTGtttttacttcttttctttttttcatgtgTCTCTGtttctcttctctccttttcttGCATAAATGCCTGTAAcattaaattttctaaatttttacaGTAACATTaagttttctaaatttttatttactttcacTGTTGCAGGTATTTGTCTATAATTTTAAGTGGGCAGCTTCTTTTTGTAGcttcataaatttatttcactgttacttaaacaaatttcttattttgttcTCTTTGAATTGTgtaatatgaaaaatgaaaaatgagttttgaattatataattcaaaattttatggaattgtgtaatttgaaaatcatttttttttaaagttaacttttaaattgtataatttaaaaattatttaacttttaattgtataattcaaaaattattttcaattttcaataatgtaaaaattaaaaagtattataaattcTCAAGTAAGTTAAAAATTtcccaaaattttaattttcatatatttttcaaaatttacttttttaatttcgtaatttaaacttttgtcgtattgaatttattttttataattgttattgtGTGCAATTTTCACATAGCatcataaaatgaaatatttgttacttcaatttgtaatattaatttttctttattttcacatgcataagaaattaaaaggtaatttcccaaatacatgatataatcaaataattaattatgcttGTAAGATtgaaatcaataataaataaaataaattaaggacATCAAAGAAACACATTAAAATATGAGAGATAATGatacaagaaaattaaataagttatcaCTCATAAGctaatttataactttaatttaaaaatttctaaaataaacaCCTTTAATATACTTATCAACTATTTTTGTAATTCATCAAATTAGTCTATAAACTAATCAAATAAgttaataattgatttatttttatttaccttATCAAGGTCATTCTTTTTATACGTACTCTATACTAagtaatatttcaaatttatcttccaaaccaaattttgaaatataagcAAACTCCGATAAAGAGTAAATTTTACTTATAACCAGTTTTACgaaaagataatgatattttgataatatttttttgacaacattttaacaccatTTATGTGTCATTATGTGATTTGTCCAGGTtggtatttatgattattattattgattgtagagtaattttggaccaatcacataatgacacataaatgatgttaaaatgttgtcaaagtatcattatcctttacAAGATGGGAACGACTTGTTGGAATTCTGGTGGGTCAGTGTGATCTTCGATCGTGTGGCTTACTAGAAAGTCTATATCAAATTACATCATTATTTTTGAGTTTTACCTAAAAATTGTTTGCATATCGGAATATCTTTCCAAGTAAAAATGACCTATAAGTAACATAAAATAAggaattttattaaatttatataaaatgattaaatatgttattattaaatttaaatgtaaaattaaaatttattttcatatttttttctaaattttaatatattttatcctcaaaactttaaaaataataaataaaattattttaattaaatattttttgacatTGTCAAACATGTTTTTCCTATGTGAGTTGTCTCTTCATAGTGTATGAATTGTTTCGGGACAATACGTGAGTTATTTacattgtttaatatattttaacttaaatattaatctaaaatatctttcaacatgttaaaaaattaatatcaattaattaagaaaactgtattcattatttttaaaatttaaaagaaatgtaTTAACatttaagacaaaaataaattttaattttgcttttaaagttaaaaattaaaacacatatttaacCATCTAAAGATCTCCTGAACATGACATTCACATTAAaaccacttttttaaaaaagtgttttttatttttaaatatatttttatccattttaAAAAGGTATTTTCTGTCAAAATGATGACTAGTTCTGTCAGTATTTGCCAGTTTGAGATTATTGAACATCCTAATCCTGGATGTTTATATAGAAAAACTTTTCTCAGAAGATCCATCCCCACATACcagaaaaaataatatctacTAGTGAAACAGAACCTGtattaatttatcaataaaGACAAAAAATGAACTAACAATTCATCAAACAGAGCAAAACATATAACATTTTCTGAGAGTTGTAAAAAGAACATATATTAAGAGGATTGAGAAAACACATATCAAATTTCTTGATCTGATATTATGTTAATACTGATAGATAAGGAAGCTTATATGAGATGGTCCAAAATCTAGATACTCTGAAACAGGCAAAAACGGGCTCATCAATGCAAACAGAACTGAACTTGAATTGATTATGGTTCATTTTACAATAAACTTAGCTGTACAAAAGTACCGTTAATGACATGAGGACTAAATTGCAATTTTCAATCTACTCAATAAAACATCCACATGATTTATTCCcataaaagtatatatacatCTGACGGTAACAAATGATGCATCACCCGTGTGACATATGAGTTGGACTTATCCTAGTCTACTCCGTTTGACAGAGATCCATCTGTGGTTATAAATTTCTCATTAACGACACCTATTCATTCAGTACtaacaaaatacaataatttgGTGAAGGAGTGGCACTTAGAAGGTAAGAAAGTTTCACCCGAAACTAGAAGGAGAAAGTGCTCCTAACATTGGATTAGACCCTCTACCATGCTCCTCTGCCTCTGAACCCCCAATGGAGAAAATGTTCATTGTGTTGTTCATCAATGTGCTTGTTTTCAGTGCCTCTGTGGTGACCACAGAGCAGAGTCATGTCTCAGCTGTAGGAGACCCAGGAATGAAGAGAGATGGTCTGAGGGTGGCCTTTGAAGCTTGGAACTTCTGCAACGAAGTTGGTGAAGAAGCTCCTGACATGGGTAGCCCGAGAGCTGCTGACTGTTTTGATCTTTCGGGTAAGCCAAATCACATGACACACAAACACAGTcctataaattttattacttcAGTTTATTGTATGTTTGATCTTCAATGTTGTGTCACATGTTCTGCATGTTATGTTGTCTTCTGATTCTGTAATCTCCCACATACtttagtttttttgttattttttttttaacaaatctGCATTGTGCTTTCTTTTGTTGAGAATTGTGAGTGGTTGTGATGGCCAGGTTCTCTGATTCACAAGGTCACAGAAGCTGATAACAGCCTTGGCGTGGGGGAGTCGTTTCCTGGCCTAAAGTTACAAAATATCAATGATACAGACCTTTATGCAGCTGAAAAGGAACTGTATTTGGGTTCTTTGTGTGAAGTTGAAGACACCCCAAGGCCATGGCAATTTTGGATGGTAATGCTGAAAAATGGAAACTACGACACCACGTCCGGGTTGTGTCCTAAGGATGGAAAAAAGGTACCCCCTTTTAGTCCGGGACGGTTTCCTTGTTTTGGACAAGGGTGCATGAACCAACCCATCTTGTGCCATCAGCAGACACAGCTCAAAGATGGAAGAATGTCAGGGGGATTCAGCGGTACTTATGATTTGGATTCTGATTGTGGGGGTGAACACGATGGTGCATCTTACTATGAGGTAGTTTGGGAGAAGAAAGTTAATGTTGGAAGTTGGAAGTTCAAACACAAGCTAAAGACTTCAAAGAAATACCCTTGGTTGATGTTGTACCTTAGAGCTGATGCAACCAAAGGATTCTCTGGAGGTTACCACTATGACACAAGGGGAATGCTAAAAACTGTGAGTTGAAGAATTTCAATATTTCCATTTCTGTTTAACTGATAGTTTAATAAGAAAACCATACAATCTACTTAAAATTTGATGATTAACCATTTGGGTTGGTTCGTGATTCAGCTTCCGGAATCACCAAATTTCAAGGTGAAGCTGAGGATGGATATCAAGCAGGGGGGAGGTTCGAAGAGTCAATTCTACCTTTTAGACATTGGAAGCTGTTGGAAGAACAATGGTGCTCCTTGTGATGGAGATGTACTCACTGATGTCACCAGATACAGTGAGATGATCATCAACCCTGAAACCCCAGCTTGGTGCAGCCCCAAAGGCTTGGCTAACTGTCCACCATATCATATCACTCCAGACAACAAAAAAATCTACAGAAATGACACAGCCAATTTCCCCTACTCAGCATATCACTTCTATTGTGCTCCTGGGAATGCTGAACACTTGGAGCAGCCAGTGAGCACATGTGACCCTTACAGCAACCCTCATGCACAAGAGATTGTTCAGTTGCTGCCTCACCCTATATGGGGTGAATATGGCTATCCCACTAAAAAAGGTGATGGTTGGGTGGGGGATGCACGGACTTGGGAACTGGATGTTGGAGGGCTATCAAGTAGACTCTACTTTTATCAGGTCAATAATT from the Vigna angularis cultivar LongXiaoDou No.4 chromosome 3, ASM1680809v1, whole genome shotgun sequence genome contains:
- the LOC108324909 gene encoding uncharacterized protein LOC108324909, coding for MEKMFIVLFINVLVFSASVVTTEQSHVSAVGDPGMKRDGLRVAFEAWNFCNEVGEEAPDMGSPRAADCFDLSGSLIHKVTEADNSLGVGESFPGLKLQNINDTDLYAAEKELYLGSLCEVEDTPRPWQFWMVMLKNGNYDTTSGLCPKDGKKVPPFSPGRFPCFGQGCMNQPILCHQQTQLKDGRMSGGFSGTYDLDSDCGGEHDGASYYEVVWEKKVNVGSWKFKHKLKTSKKYPWLMLYLRADATKGFSGGYHYDTRGMLKTLPESPNFKVKLRMDIKQGGGSKSQFYLLDIGSCWKNNGAPCDGDVLTDVTRYSEMIINPETPAWCSPKGLANCPPYHITPDNKKIYRNDTANFPYSAYHFYCAPGNAEHLEQPVSTCDPYSNPHAQEIVQLLPHPIWGEYGYPTKKGDGWVGDARTWELDVGGLSSRLYFYQDPGTPPAKRVWTSIDSGTEIFVSDKDEVAEWTLSEFDVILTEPGTNFTDKAERK